In Vibrio bathopelagicus, one DNA window encodes the following:
- a CDS encoding DEAD/DEAH box helicase, translated as MTNTTAPTNFSDLGLISPLMARLTELEYQQPTPIQAQVIPSVLAGRDLIAGANTGSGKTAAFALPLLQQIHEDAPLDRRSGKGNYVSGLILVPTRELAKQVADSVKSYAVHFNGAIKTVCVFGGVSVNTQMQALRGGTDILVATPGRLLDLISSNAIKLDKVKTLVLDEADRMLSLGFTEELDAILKLLPSKKQTLLFSATFPEQVKTLTHELLNDPIEVQLQSANASTLVQRVFEVEKGRKTALLAHLIQQHEWRQALIFVNAKNSCEHLADKLYKRGIIAEVFHGDKGQGSRTRILEDFKSGEIDVLIATDIAARGLDIEKLPVVINFDLPRSPSDYMHRIGRSGRAGEVGLALSLIDHEDYHHFTIIEKKNKIRLEREQIEGFEVDEEATAELVAALKPVAPPAGTGKKKKKKAPKNQDVWLRNN; from the coding sequence ATGACTAACACCACAGCACCAACCAACTTCTCTGATCTTGGCTTAATCTCTCCTTTGATGGCTCGTCTAACCGAGCTTGAATACCAACAGCCAACGCCTATCCAAGCGCAAGTTATTCCAAGTGTGTTAGCAGGACGCGACCTAATTGCAGGCGCAAATACAGGTTCAGGTAAAACCGCAGCATTTGCACTTCCACTGTTACAGCAGATTCATGAAGATGCACCTTTGGACCGTCGTTCGGGCAAAGGTAACTATGTTTCTGGCCTTATCTTGGTTCCTACACGTGAGCTTGCTAAGCAAGTTGCCGATAGCGTTAAGTCTTACGCAGTGCACTTCAACGGTGCAATCAAAACCGTTTGTGTATTCGGTGGTGTATCAGTGAACACTCAGATGCAAGCGCTACGTGGCGGTACCGATATCTTGGTGGCGACACCGGGTCGTTTGCTTGACCTGATCTCAAGCAACGCAATCAAGCTCGATAAAGTAAAAACGTTAGTGCTTGATGAAGCTGACCGAATGCTAAGCCTTGGTTTTACAGAAGAGCTCGACGCGATCTTGAAGTTACTGCCGAGCAAGAAGCAAACCTTGTTGTTCTCTGCGACTTTCCCTGAGCAAGTTAAAACGCTCACTCACGAACTACTGAACGACCCAATTGAAGTTCAACTTCAAAGTGCTAATGCAAGCACTCTGGTTCAACGTGTATTCGAAGTTGAAAAAGGCCGCAAGACTGCTTTGTTAGCACACCTGATTCAGCAACACGAATGGCGACAAGCTCTGATCTTCGTTAATGCGAAGAACAGCTGTGAGCACTTGGCAGACAAGCTTTACAAACGCGGTATTATCGCGGAAGTATTCCACGGTGATAAAGGGCAGGGTTCACGTACTCGTATCCTTGAAGATTTCAAATCTGGCGAGATCGACGTTCTGATCGCGACAGACATCGCCGCACGTGGTCTAGATATCGAAAAACTTCCAGTGGTGATCAACTTTGATTTACCGCGTAGCCCATCAGACTACATGCACCGTATTGGCCGAAGCGGTCGTGCGGGTGAGGTTGGTTTAGCATTATCTTTGATCGATCACGAAGATTACCATCACTTCACAATCATCGAGAAGAAGAACAAAATTCGTCTTGAGCGTGAGCAAATTGAAGGCTTTGAAGTAGATGAAGAAGCAACTGCTGAACTTGTTGCTGCATTGAAACCCGTTGCGCCACCGGCAGGCACAGGTAAAAAGAAAAAGAAGAAAGCACCTAAAAACCAAGATGTTTGGTTGAGAAATAACTGA
- a CDS encoding DUF1223 domain-containing protein, with amino-acid sequence MSHAKCNSPLIKLCLLALPVGFYSSVSIAQTWSNEGQPAQVIELFTSEGCSSCPPADEYLSTFEDHPKLWTQVIPLAYHVDYWDYLGWGDKFASKAFSQKQRLYKAYGVTSGVYTPGFIVDGKEWRGYFNWLDRNLPSLQQQSNPKLTVNHKGDTFSVSYEGKGDYVAHIALLAMNEVTSVKAGENRGKKLEHDFVVVYDGYQRGESKWQFNVDFAPLVATPDAVAVWLTAPNSYAPEQTVAGWLN; translated from the coding sequence ATGTCACACGCCAAATGCAACTCACCATTGATTAAACTTTGTTTACTTGCCTTACCGGTCGGCTTTTATTCCTCTGTGTCGATTGCACAAACCTGGAGTAATGAAGGTCAGCCCGCACAGGTTATCGAACTTTTCACCTCTGAAGGTTGCTCGAGTTGTCCGCCTGCTGATGAGTACCTCAGCACTTTTGAGGATCATCCGAAACTCTGGACACAAGTTATTCCGCTTGCTTATCACGTCGATTACTGGGATTACCTAGGGTGGGGAGACAAGTTCGCCAGCAAAGCATTCAGTCAGAAGCAACGCTTGTACAAAGCTTATGGGGTAACAAGTGGCGTTTATACTCCGGGCTTTATCGTCGATGGAAAAGAGTGGCGCGGTTACTTTAATTGGCTCGATAGAAATCTCCCTTCGCTCCAACAACAAAGTAACCCTAAGTTAACCGTCAATCATAAAGGCGATACGTTCAGTGTAAGTTACGAAGGCAAAGGGGATTATGTGGCTCATATTGCCTTATTGGCGATGAACGAAGTCACTAGCGTTAAAGCGGGCGAAAACAGAGGTAAGAAACTCGAGCATGATTTTGTTGTGGTTTACGATGGTTACCAACGCGGTGAATCCAAATGGCAATTCAATGTTGATTTTGCTCCATTAGTTGCCACGCCAGATGCCGTAGCCGTGTGGTTAACCGCGCCTAACTCGTATGCACCTGAACAAACGGTAGCAGGGTGGCTGAACTAA
- a CDS encoding TerC/Alx family metal homeostasis membrane protein, which translates to MNSTQSLLSTNSESFFSSPIMTTYVGFFLLTVILVSIDIYQTRGGSVTIKKAAIWSVFWFVLAFLFAGSIYLFWDIYAPNSDYTAQKATVSFITGYLLEKSLSVDNLFVFAMIFAQYQVPEHLRPRALLWGVIGALVLRAIMIALGAQLLAEYHWVLYVFAAFLIGTGIKLALDKGEEESVNTLPEKLLRKIMPVTEDFHGPALMVKQGVKWAFTPMMLVIGAIAVMDVMFALDSIPAIFAVTQEPFLVLAANVFALLGLRSLYFVLQGMMDKFIYLKPALAFIMVFIGVKMLLVDSEWAIPTYWSLAVLISTMTIAVIASIYAKKPDIEQVN; encoded by the coding sequence ATGAACTCAACTCAATCTCTATTATCTACCAATAGTGAATCCTTTTTTTCATCGCCAATCATGACGACTTATGTGGGCTTTTTCCTGCTGACAGTAATTCTCGTCTCTATTGATATCTATCAAACTCGTGGTGGCAGCGTAACCATTAAGAAAGCGGCTATTTGGAGCGTTTTCTGGTTTGTACTCGCGTTTTTGTTCGCAGGTTCTATTTACCTATTTTGGGACATCTATGCCCCAAATAGTGACTACACCGCGCAAAAAGCAACCGTGTCATTCATTACGGGTTATTTGTTAGAAAAATCATTGAGCGTAGACAACCTGTTTGTATTCGCGATGATCTTTGCTCAATACCAAGTTCCAGAGCATTTAAGACCGCGTGCGCTTCTTTGGGGCGTAATCGGGGCATTAGTGCTTCGTGCAATTATGATCGCATTAGGCGCGCAACTGTTGGCTGAATACCACTGGGTGCTTTACGTGTTTGCAGCGTTCTTGATTGGTACTGGTATCAAACTGGCGTTAGATAAAGGCGAAGAAGAGAGTGTTAACACACTACCTGAGAAGCTACTTCGTAAAATTATGCCTGTCACCGAGGACTTCCATGGTCCTGCGCTAATGGTTAAACAGGGCGTTAAATGGGCGTTCACTCCAATGATGTTGGTGATTGGTGCGATTGCAGTCATGGACGTGATGTTTGCTTTGGATTCTATTCCAGCTATCTTTGCCGTGACACAAGAACCGTTCTTGGTACTTGCTGCAAACGTATTTGCGCTACTTGGCCTTCGTTCTCTGTACTTTGTGCTGCAAGGCATGATGGATAAGTTCATCTACTTGAAGCCAGCATTGGCGTTCATCATGGTCTTCATCGGTGTGAAAATGCTACTGGTTGATAGCGAATGGGCTATCCCAACATACTGGTCTTTAGCAGTGCTGATTTCTACCATGACGATTGCGGTTATAGCGTCGATTTATGCAAAGAAGCCAGACATTGAACAAGTAAATTAA
- a CDS encoding FUSC family protein — MFNASTKEGIKAALSIVIAICLALWFQWEKPYWAAIAVAVMALNESFAHSINKGHNRLMGTLLGTGYAFFLIAMFSQDRFLFLTFFTLFLGICIFMSSDEKYGYIFSIGFAVCSIIACMGGFDNQVTFYFAVLRIQETLLGVITFSIVYRLIWPVNTEQNFVQRFETSRETLLTAMRNTDSLDIEALESNTANIDKLYQLLDLPLNGSYHLKENIQDCRLRVHEMAYIQTRLLELAYDELEQPIDWPILIQNMERIELVAPNQSLIGDVSYVVGKNQGVSWHHEHRTFVQHLNEDGRKVLQGVSMFVTSLLVWIYLPVPGGFIFPMIAGVFSSMLPTMPPSVIKDAFFGVIGTGTIILLQYIFVMPMMSELWQLALFYFANSVVIWKVFATPKLMIHRILGINLLVVLTSGALNLTPIYQIETPLLMLTTILIVLMIAKLFTDLFRVKTTAQAKH; from the coding sequence TCGCAATCTGCCTGGCGCTGTGGTTTCAGTGGGAGAAACCTTATTGGGCAGCAATAGCGGTTGCCGTAATGGCATTGAACGAGAGTTTTGCTCATTCAATCAATAAAGGCCACAACCGTCTAATGGGTACCCTATTAGGAACGGGTTATGCCTTTTTCTTGATCGCGATGTTTTCACAAGATCGTTTTTTGTTCCTGACGTTTTTTACCTTGTTCCTAGGAATATGTATCTTCATGTCGAGTGATGAAAAGTATGGGTACATCTTTTCGATAGGATTCGCTGTGTGTTCCATCATCGCGTGTATGGGTGGTTTCGATAATCAGGTGACGTTCTACTTTGCGGTATTACGGATACAAGAAACTCTGCTCGGCGTGATAACATTCTCAATTGTGTATCGCTTAATTTGGCCCGTAAACACGGAACAAAACTTTGTACAACGCTTTGAGACAAGTAGAGAGACATTGTTAACCGCAATGCGTAACACCGACAGCTTGGATATAGAAGCCTTAGAATCCAACACCGCGAATATTGATAAGCTCTACCAATTGCTAGACTTGCCATTAAACGGCAGTTATCACCTCAAAGAGAATATTCAAGACTGCCGTTTGAGAGTCCATGAAATGGCTTATATTCAGACTCGATTGCTTGAACTCGCTTATGATGAGCTTGAACAACCTATTGATTGGCCAATTCTCATTCAAAATATGGAACGGATAGAATTAGTCGCGCCAAACCAGTCATTGATTGGTGACGTATCGTATGTGGTCGGTAAGAACCAAGGAGTTTCTTGGCACCACGAGCATCGTACCTTTGTTCAACATTTGAATGAGGATGGGAGAAAAGTCTTACAAGGTGTCTCGATGTTCGTAACATCGCTATTGGTTTGGATATATCTACCTGTACCAGGTGGTTTTATCTTCCCAATGATTGCAGGTGTGTTTTCTTCCATGCTACCGACCATGCCACCAAGTGTTATCAAAGATGCTTTTTTCGGGGTGATCGGCACTGGTACCATTATTTTGCTTCAATACATCTTTGTTATGCCAATGATGAGTGAACTTTGGCAACTCGCACTTTTTTATTTCGCTAATAGCGTAGTGATATGGAAGGTATTCGCAACACCTAAGCTTATGATTCATAGGATACTTGGTATTAATCTGCTGGTCGTGCTGACTTCTGGCGCTCTTAACCTAACACCAATATATCAGATAGAAACACCATTGCTTATGTTGACCACGATCTTAATTGTATTGATGATCGCTAAGCTATTTACTGATCTCTTTAGAGTAAAGACCACTGCTCAAGCTAAGCATTAA